Within Syngnathus scovelli strain Florida chromosome 22, RoL_Ssco_1.2, whole genome shotgun sequence, the genomic segment CCTACGACAAGTACGTCACATGTCAAGGTTGTTGAAGAGTTACATTTGTAAcctgcgctttttttttttttgcaggactgCTCTCCTGAGCGACTGCCGCAGCCCGGATGGCTACCGCACGTGGCGATTCAGCGGTCAGGTGGAACGCTTGGTTTGGAACCACTTTTCACCGTTTAACTTCCTGGTAGGTTATTTCAGCTCCAAATATTCCGAACTGGTTTATTGATCTgtggctgtgtttcaggccagcaCGGAGGACGGCTTTGTGTACTGCCTGGACGCTCGTTCCAATAAGCCGGTTTTCACGCTGAAGGCGCACAACGAAGAAGTCTCAGGTATGCGAAAAAAGTGTGAAGTAGTTCTTTATTACTTCCActtacataatttttttttaggtttggaCCTGAGTAGCCAGATTAAAGGCTGCATGGTGACAGCGTCGGCAGACAAATGCGTTAAGATCTGGGACATTTTGGGCGACAAACCCAAACTGGTGCATTCGAGGGACATGAAAATGGTAGGGCTTTTTTTGCAAAATGATTCAAATGAGGCAAATGGAGAAGGAGCTTGATGTTTGTGTCCGCAGGGCGTGATGTTCTGCGCGTCGTGTTGTCCCGATCGACCCTTCACTTACGCTTTCGGGGGACAGAAAGACGGCTTGCGGGTTTGGGATATCAGCGATGTCACAGATGGTAGGATCAAAAATCTCTCAGATTGAGTCGCAAACGAACTTTCTGTTGAAATCCTCTTGAATTGTTTTTTATGTTTACTTCTAGTGGCTACAGTGTTCGGCAATCGGGAGCGCTTGGTGGTGAACAATGAATCTGAAACATCCGGCGCTGCAGCCATGGGAGTGATGGACACCTCGTAGTGGGACAACACCTATCCTGATATGACATACACAAttactggttaaaaaaaatgtataaacagTTTTGGAATATGCTAATATAATATGATTTGTTGGTATTTCATTCATCACCACACTTGCTGCAGTAGTAGAGGCTTAGAGGGGGGTAAATGTTACAACATAAAAGTCCATGAAATACTATAATTTGATACAGTGTAATGATTTTAAGTGCATATTATATAGAAACATTTTATCGCTttagaaaatgaaaacattatCTTGGTGTAAAATGCCAATTTTTTcttgtttaaattatgattcatCCTGTCATTAAATGTAATGTATTGTTTTATAAAAGGAGATATCACATTTCTATTAGTTTATTTAGTTTATCCATCTTTTTAGGATGCAAGTtagtattttttaatcattgaaAAATATGCATTCGCTATTTTTAAGCTAAGCAAATTTATTCCCCTCAAAAATACAACTTGTACTCATCTTGTAAAATAAGAACGTAGTAAACAATAGcaataaaacatttgaattATTTATAACGATTTACTTATTTACTAACTTATTTACAATCATCCCCCCTCTTCCCGTAAAGGGGGAACTAATGTAATGCGGAACCAATGTAAAATCTCCGCGAGGCGAGTTTACCCGGAAACAAACGGTGAAGCACACAAGGAAACAGCAGCATGGCGTCGGGTCACCTGAGCAAAATAAACAGACTAATAACTACAGTTATTAACTCTTACAGATCATCACATGTCCAaggtaattatattattttctttttctattttaaaatatatgccTTATGCAGCTGGGCTCCTTAATTTGCGAGGGAAACTAACGGTAACTCACTAACCTTGACGTTGATAACTTGAAATGCTGATTCGTTGAAAACATTACAAGTGACATTTTAAATGCAAATTTGATAATAGTGACCCACCGTAAATCTCAATAAATCAATTTTTGCAGCTTTGTGGGTTCCACTTCGAGATGCGTCCAATATCCGTGGTCCTTCCCTAGATGACTGCAGGTTTGTTTCTTATATTGTGTACCTGTAATACACTGTAagttattgattttattttgtcattagtGATGTGGAGGTCGGTTTGACGTCAGACGGGAACACCGTTGTTTGCTACCATCCAACTGTGGACATTCCATATGAGCTCACCCAGGTAGGAGTGCTGTATAGTACAGTATAGGAGACACCACTCACATTTCAGTCATTGCATTCTTATCAGATGTACCTTCTCTTTGCTTCGCTGCAGCCGATCGAGAGGCCCGACCCGCTGAGCAACCCGGCCGAGACACACGAGCAAGTTCTGAAGGCCCACCTCAGCAAGGAGGTGCTTAGGGACAAACAGGGTCCCACCATAGAAGAGCTTAGCAAGATGTTTTTCACCACTAAGCATCGCTGGTACCCAGTTGGACAGTAAGTCAAAGCACAATGCACACTTAATGGAAAATTAAATATCTTAAAATCTACTTACGCTTGATTTTCCTCGCCGTTTATAGGTACCACATGAGACGGATAAAGAGGAAAACGCCAAAGGACAGATaattgtgtatatgtgtatattatGACTATGTTTCTGTATAATaaactataaataaatacacatctTTTTGCTCAACAGAAACCTGTTTGGGAGTAAAATAGGTTTTCAAAAAGTAagaaatagaataaaaatgacTTATTTTAATACTTCCTCAAATTAAGTAGGTATTAAAATTGATACAAGGCCAGAGCGATATATCACAAAATATATTAATGTAAATTTTATTTACATGTATATTTGTTTTGAGGAAGAAATTGATCAGAACAAAATAGACAGTACAGTACATGTACAGGAGCAAGTTAGTCATAGGAGCGTGTCTCTGAAttagtttttttgttatttttttgtttttgaaaactCGAAAAGCAGACTGTCCTGACCGACTGCATTTTTGTCTGTGACGTCACGCGAAACCGGAAGCGGGCGTGGTGGGACCCGCCCCGGCAGCTCAGTCCATCCAGCCTAAGGAGAAGGCGACTTGCACggctaaaaatatatatattggaaGAGAAAAGAAACTAAAAAAGCCACACAAAATGGCTGGTTTGCCTCGCAGGATTGTCAAGGTACATGCCAACATCACACCGTTGAACGTGGGTGGTGAACCGCGGTGTTAATTTCAACGCGAAAAGGCATTTTTGCTACATTCGCATACGCGGATCCTGACGTTAGCATGGTTAGCTCTGCGGCTAACTGTCTCGTGTGTTTTGATTGCCACTTCTGCTCCTTCACCTCTCATCATCCACgtctaattgcattttttttttcattttataaatTTGCGATCGTGTCGTGGGAACATGGATATAATGTCACGTTTCAAGTGGAGCTATGAATGAGATTCTCCAGGCTAG encodes:
- the mrpl42 gene encoding large ribosomal subunit protein mL42, encoding MASGHLSKINRLITTVINSYRSSHVQALWVPLRDASNIRGPSLDDCSDVEVGLTSDGNTVVCYHPTVDIPYELTQPIERPDPLSNPAETHEQVLKAHLSKEVLRDKQGPTIEELSKMFFTTKHRWYPVGQYHMRRIKRKTPKDR